The following coding sequences are from one Danio rerio strain Tuebingen ecotype United States chromosome 21, GRCz12tu, whole genome shotgun sequence window:
- the LOC141380035 gene encoding uncharacterized protein, with protein MKLCWFILSLFTVVSMPPDCNRTPFHNTLCQNWARLQSTLKNYGHMCRCFIVKCVYIAEVRRISNMPCIWINRRHHKENIKTAVFSPKIIRSLLHSSNQGITSKTCLMIGVFHIKRKTVTKLKKYPKEKPSNWTTDYHSGQTTDGFPGDAYEKRSLWEQVSDLAKMLRNAFPSATRLRIFFNQKGSTICPIRQPARYPQPHQAAEIKMSELEESAMKVASNSSNDAVIHMEKILRLLGMELVGNEDIFRMKAKDSMSLLENKSDGNIFVTHEILTNISFQNNITATASTHRKLVPSKFFRQRRSIWKQSRIMVKTDDASKESKDQATLPFSQTATKPHNAYDETQESSITESFVKQSNTENIEKETSESENPSASRKYVNTVTLTKQQMGITTVLTETDCSTELERPSAENDGSEKKPSLGSNRIRPTARKVHETTIDGENKQTDFPGIRTASDKGNTASSKQQEKESTGHWTVLVTSQPDILMSEIPSTNKEVTQTTSKENTHNVMETQKDAEMKTGAPETECTTEIEIPLQEEITSLEEIITSSDEKQSDSNSHLSTEGTNKEVTPTHFKGIEQNAKVNEHEKEMRTEHQETEYTYVTEIQAADEKTHLDSTNTAYVKKQSESAEINSVHTESAITHELVTPTTSTKNSRKGTKTTTDTPEAECTGEIEQQTTPMTKSMSNEKRQPKPAEIFSENTESTITNESVTETQSTTKIKQQTLEETTLIKSTMSYEERQSEATEAISVNTESTVILELETPTPATKYSEDLTVMRQETQITTETPKTETTTEIERQTYLETTLFTKSTMLHEERQSEPAEIISVNTETTITFEPVTETQSIAEIKQQTPEKTTLVKYTMSYKKRQSEPAEIISVNTESAPTHEPARTASTKYEENFTVTTQETQKTTETPKTETKTEIEQQALKESTTLTKSTLFHEERQPEPGKIISVNTESIITHKQVTPNTSTKYTGDFTVMRQMTAMATETPETECTTEIQQQTPEETTLLTKSTMSQGESQSETAEIISVNAVSTITQEPVTPSASTKYKENVTVTRQLTTIATETPETECTTEIQQQNTEETTLFTKSTMSQKEKHSETAEIISVNTESTLTHEPVKETQSTTEINQQTPEEAVITEPVTQTTSRQVTAMATENPQTECTTEIEKTPEETTQTKSTMAYEERQSEPAEIISVNTITHEPVTATPSTKYREDFTEEEQVTAMATETPETECTTEIQQQNPKETTSLTKSTMSQEKTQSETAEIISVNSESTLTHEVVTATQSTTEINQQTPEEATLIKSTMSHEERQSEPAEIISVSTVSAVTPEPVTPTTSRKVTAMATEIPQTECTTEIEQTPKETTQTKSTMFHKETQSEPSEILLLTTESTIIHVPVTETQSITEINQQTSEEATLIQSTMSHEERQSEPAEIISVNTVSTITHEPVTPIASTKNKENYTVTRQLLTMAREAPETECTTEIEQTPKETTSQTKSTMFHDERWSELAEIISVNTESTITHNPITETQSTTEINQQKPEEATLIKSTMSHEERQSEPAEIISVNTVSAVTSEPVTPTTSRQVTAMATEIPQTECTTEIEQTPEETTQTKSTMSHEERQSEPAEILSLTTESTITHKPVTETQSTTEINQQKPEEATLIQSTMSHEERQSEPAEIISVNTVSGVTREPVTETQSTTELNQRTPEEATMIQSTMSHEERQSEPAEIISVHTLSAVTPEPVTQTTSRQVTAMATDTPQTECTTEIYQPPEEKTKTKSTMSHEERQSEPAEIISVNTESTITHVPVTETQSTTELNQQTPEKAALMQSTMSHEERQSEPAEIISVNTVSAVTPEPVTPTTSRKVTAMATEIQQTKCTTEIEKTPEETTQTKTTMAYEERQSEPAKLISVNTESTITHEPVTPTPSTIYREDFTEMKQVTAMATETTETKCTTEIQQQNPKETTSLTKSTMSKEETQSETAEIISVISESTLTHEPVTETQSTTEIDQQTPEEATLIKSTISLEERQSEPAEIISVSTGSAVTPEPVTPTTSRQVTAMATEIPHTKCTTEIDQTPEETTQTKSTMFHEERQSEPAQILSLTTESTITHEPVTETQSTTEINQQTPEEATLIKSTMSHEERQSEPAEIITVKTESTITHEAITETQSTTEINQKTTEETTQTKSTMFHEERQSEPAEKISVNTESTITQEQVTETQSTTEINQQTTEKATLIQSTMSHEERQSEPAEIISVNTVSGVTREPETQSTTELNQRTPEEATMIQSTMSHEERQSEPAEIISVHTVSAVTPEPVTQTTSRQVTAMATDTPQTECTTEIDQPPEETTQTKSTMSHEERQSEPAEILSLTTESTITHEPVTETQSTTEINQQTPEEATLIQSTMSHENRQSKPAEIISVNTESTLTHEAIKETQSTTEVNQQTPEKVTLIKSTMSHEERQSEPAEIISVSTGSAITPEPVTPTTSRQVTAMATEIPHTECTTEIEQTPEETTQTKSTMSHEERQSEPAKILSLTTESTITHEPVTETQSTTEINQQKPEEATFIQSTMSHEERQSELAEIITVKTESTITHEAITETLSTTELNQKTTEETAQTKSTMFHEERQSEPAEKISVNTESTITQEPKLSLLQNSINEHQKKQH; from the exons ATGAAGTTATGCTGGTTTATTTTGTCTCTCTTTACTGTAGTTTCTATGCCTCCTGACTGTAATAGGACTCCATTTCATAACACACTCTGCCAGAACTGGGCTCGACTTCAGTCTACACTTAAAAACTATGGCCACATGTGCAGATGCTTTATAGTAAAGTGCGTCTACATCGCAGAAGTGCGCAGGATCAGTAATATGCCATGCATTTGGATTAACAGAAGGCatcataaagaaaatataaaGACTGCAGTTTTTTCGCCAAAG ATTATTAGAAGCTTGCTACATTCATCTAACCAAGGCATCACTTCAAAAACATGCCTTATGATTGGCGTCTTccatattaaaagaaaaaccgtCACAAAACTGAAAAAGTATCCAAAGGAAAAACCCTCTAATTGGACTACTGACTATCATTCTGGCCAAACTACAGATGGATTTCCAGGGGACGCTTATGAAAAAAGAAGTTTATGGGAACAGGTGTCAGATTTAGCTAAGATGCTAAGGAATGCTTTCCCATCTGCCACACGGTTGagaatattttttaatcaaaaggGTTCAACCATCTGTCCCATACGCCAGCCTGCAAGATATCCACAACCGCACCAAGCAGCAGAAATCAAAATGAGTGAGTTGGAGGAAAGTGCAATGAAAGTTGCATCCAATTCCAGTAATGACGCTGTCATCCATATGGAAAAAATATTGAGGTTGTTAGGAATGGAACTTGTCGGAAATGAAGACATTTTCCGAATGAAAGCAAAGGACAGTATGTCTTTGTTAGAGAATAAATCAGATGGCAACATTTTTGTGACTCATGAGATCCTAACCAACATCtcatttcaaaacaacatcacTGCAACTGCCTCAACACACAGAAAACTTGTTCCCTCAAAATTCTTTAGGCAAAGAAGAAGCATATGGAAACAAAGTCGAATAATGGTCAAAACAGATGATGCATCAAAAGAAAGTAAAGACCAGGCAACCTTGCCATTCAGTCAAACTGCTACAAAACCACATAACGCTTATGATGAAACACAAGAATCAAGCATTACAGAGAgttttgttaaacaaagcaaTACAGAAAATATCGAAAAGGAAACAAGTGAATCAGAAAATCCATCCGCCTCCAGAAAATATGTAAACACTGTCACACTTACAAAACAACAGATGGGAATTACAACAGTGCTGACTGAAACAGACTGTTCAACAGAACTGGAAAGACCGTCAGCAGAAAACGATGGAAGTGAGAAGAAACCATCTTTAGGGAGCAACAGAATTAGGCCAACAGCGAGAAAAGTTCATGAAACCACAATTGAtggtgaaaacaaacaaacagacttcCCTGGAATTAGAACAGCATCAGATAAAGGAAACACCGCATCTAGTAAACAACAGGAGAAGGAATCCACTGGGCATTGGACAGTGTTGGTTACAAGTCAACCTGATATTTTAATGTCAGAAATACCCAGCACAAATAAAGAAGTTACACAAACTACCTCCAAAGAAAATACACATAATGTCATGGAAACACAAAAGGATGCTGAAATGAAAACAGGGGCTCCTGAAACAGAATGTACAACAGAAATTGAGATACCGCTACAAGAAGAAATAACATCATTGGAGGAAATCATAACCAGCTCTGATGAAAAACAGTCAGATTCAAATTCACATCTTAGCACAGAAGGTACAAATAAAGAAGTGACACCAACACATTTCAAAGGAATTGAACAGAATGCTAAAGTAAACGAACATGAAAAAGAAATGAGAACAGAACATCAGGAAACAGAGTATACATATGTAACTGAGATACAAGCGGCAGATGAGAAAACACATCTGGACAGCACAAATACTGCATATGTTAAGAAGCAGTCAGAATCTGCTGAAATAAATTCAGTACACACTGAGTCAGCTATTACACATGAACTAGTGACACCAACCACATCCACAAAAAATTCAAGAAAAGGGACAAAAACGACAACAGATACTCCTGAAGCAGAATGTACAGGAGAAATTGAACAACAAACTACACCAATGACAAAATCTATGTCAAATGAAAAAAGACAGCCAAAACctgctgaaatattttcagaaaatACTGAGTCAACCATCACAAACGAATCAGTAACAGAAACTCAATCCACtacaaaaattaaacaacaaacacTTGAAGAAACAACACTGATCAAATCTACAATGTCATATGAAGAAAGGCAGTCAGAAGCTACTGAAGCAATTTCGGTAAACACTGAGTCAACTGTTATACTTGAACTAGAAACACCAACTCCAGCCACAAAATATTCAGAAGATCTCACAGTGATGAGACAAGAGACACAAATAACAACAGAGACTCCTAAAACTGAAACTACCACAGAAATTGAACGACAAACATACCTAGAAacaacattatttacaaaatcTACAATGCTTCATGAAGAAAGACAGTCAGAACCTGCTGAAATTATTTCAGTAAATACTGAGACAACCATCACATTCGAACCAGTAACAGAAACTCAATCTATAGCAGAAATTAAACAACAAACCCCTGAAAAAACAACACTGGTAAAATATACAATGTCATATAAAAAAAGACAGTCAGAACCTGCTGAAATTATTTCAGTAAATACAGAGTCAGCCCCTACACACGAACCAGCACGAACCGCCTCGACAAAATATGAAGAAAATTTTACAGTGACGACACAAGAGACACAAAAGACAACAGAGACTcctaaaactgaaactaaaacagAAATTGAACAACAAGCACTCAAGGAATCAACAACACTAACAAAATCTACATTGTTTCATGAAGAAAGACAGCCAGAACCTGGTAAAATTATTTCAGTAAATACTGAGTCAATCATCACGCATAAACAAGTAACACCAAACACCTCTACAAAATACACAGGAGATTTCACAGTGATGAGACAAATGACTGCAATGGCAACAGAAACTCCTGAAACTGAATGTACAACAGAAATTCAACAACAAACCCCCGAAGAAACAACATTACTAACTAAATCTACAATGTCACAAGGAGAATCACAGTCAGAAACTGCTGAAATTATTTCAGTAAATGCTGTGTCAACCATCACACAGGAACCAGTAACACCATCAGCCTCgacaaaatataaagaaaatgttACAGTGACAAGACAATTAACAACAATAGCAACAGAAACTCCTGAAACTGAATGTACAACAGAAATTCAGCAACAAAACACAGAAGAAACAACCTTATTTACAAAATCTACAATGTCACAAAAGGAAAAACACTCAGAAACTGCTGAAATAATTTCAGTAAATACTGAATCAACACTCACACATGAACCGGTAAAAGAAACTCAATCTACTACAGAAATCAATCAACAAACACCAGAAGAAGCCGTTATAACTGAACCAGTCACACAAACCACATCAAGACAAGTGACAGCAATGGCAACAGAGAATCCACAAACTGAATGTacaacagaaattgaaaaaacaCCTGAAGAAACAACACAGACAAAATCTACAATGGCATATGAAGAAAGACAGTCAGAACCTGCTGAAATTATTTCAGTGAACACCATCACACATGAACCAGTAACAGCAACCCCATCCACAAAATATAGAGAAGATTTCACAGAGGAAGAACAAGTGACTGCAATGGCAACAGAAACTCCTGAAACTGAATGTACAACAGAAATTCAACAACAAAACCCTAAAGAAACAACATCCCTAACAAAATCTACAATGTCACAAGAAAAAACACAGTCAGAAACTGCTGAAATAATTTCAGTAAATTCTGAATCAACACTGACACATGAAGTGGTAACAGCAACTCAATCTACTACAGAAATCAATCAACAAACACCAGAAGAAGCAACACTAATAAAATCTACAATGTCACATGAAGAAAGACAGTCAGAACCTGCTGAAATTATTTCAGTAAGTACAGTGTCAGCTGTTACACCTGAACCAGTGACACCAACCACATCAAGAAAAGTGACAGCAATGGCAACAGAgattccacaaactgaatgtacAACAGAAATTGAACAAACACCCAAAGAAACAACACAGACAAAATCTACAATGTTTCATAAAGAAACACAGTCAGAACCTTCTGAAATACTTTTATTAACTACTGAATCAACCATCATACATGTACCGGTAACAGAAACTCAATCTATTACAGAAATCAATCAACAAACAAGTGAAGAAGCAACACTAATACAATCTACAATGTCACACGAAGAAAGACAGTCAGAACCCGCTGAAATTATTTCAGTAAATACTGTGTCAACTATCACACACGAACCAGTAACACCAATAGCCtctacaaaaaataaagaaaattatacAGTAACGAGACAATTATTAACAATGGCAAGAGAAGCTCCTGAAACTGAATGTACAACAGAAATTGAACAAACACCCAAAGAAACAACATCACAGACAAAATCTACAATGTTTCATGATGAAAGATGGTCAGAACTTGCTGAAATAATTTCAGTAAACACTGAGTCAACTATTACACATAACCCAATAACAGAAACTCAATCTACTACAGAAATCAATCAACAAAAACCAGAAGAAGCAACACTGATAAAATCTACAATGTCACATGAAGAAAGACAGTCAGAACCTGCTGAAATTATTTCAGTAAATACAGTGTCAGCCGTTACATCTGAACCAGTGACACCAACCACATCAAGACAAGTGACAGCAATGGCAACAGAgattccacaaactgaatgtacAACAGAAATTGAACAAACACCCGAAGAAACAACACAGACAAAATCTACAATGTCACATGAAGAAAGACAGTCAGAACCTGCTGAAATACTTTCATTAACTACTGAGTCAACCATCACACACAAACCTGTAACAGAAACTCAATCTACTACAGAAATCAATCAACAAAAACCTGAAGAAGCAACACTGATACAATCTACAATGTCACATGAAGAAAGACAGTCAGAACCTGCTGAAATTATTTCAGTAAATACAGTGTCAGGCGTTACACGTGAACCAGTAACAGAAACACAGTCTACCACAGAACTCAATCAACGAACACCAGAAGAAGCAACAATGATACAATCTACAATGTCACATGAAGAAAGACAGTCAGAACCTGCTGAAATTATTTCAGTACATACATTGTCAGCCGTTACACCTGAACCAGTTACACAAACCACATCAAGACAAGTGACAGCAATGGCAACAGATACCCCACAAACTGAATGTACAACAGAAATTTACCAACCACCCGaagaaaaaacaaagacaaaatctACAATGTCACATGAAGAAAGACAGTCAGAACCTGCTGAAATTATTTCAGTAAACACTGAGTCAACTATTACACATGTACCAGTAACAGAAACTCAGTCTACTACAGAACTCAATCAACAAACACCAGAAAAAGCAGCACTGATGCAATCTACAATGTCACATGAAGAAAGACAGTCAGAACCTGCTGAAATTATTTCAGTAAATACAGTGTCAGCCGTTACACCTGAACCAGTGACACCAACCACATCAAGAAAAGTGACAGCAATGGCAACAGAGATTCAACAAACCAAATGTacaacagaaattgaaaaaacaCCTGAAGAAACAACACAGACAAAAACTACAATGGCATATGAAGAAAGACAATCAGAACCTGCTAAACTTATTTCAGTGAACACTGAGTCAACCATCACACATGAACCAGTAACACCAACCCCATCCACAATATATAGAGAAGATTTCACAGAGATGAAACAGGTGACTGCAATGGCAACAGAAACTACTGAAACTAAATGTACAACAGAAATTCAACAACAAAACCCTAAAGAAACAACATCACTAACAAAATCTACAATGTCAAAGGAAGAAACACAGTCAGAAACTGctgaaataatttcagtaatTTCTGAATCAACACTGACACATGAACCGGTAACAGAAACTCAATCTACTACAGAAATCGATCAACAAACACCAGAAGAAGCAACATTAATAAAATCTACAATATCACTTGAAGAAAGACAGTCAGAACCTGCTGAAATTATTTCAGTAAGTACAGGGTCAGCCGTTACACCTGAACCAGTGACACCAACCACATCAAGACAAGTGACAGCAATGGCAACAGAGATTCCACATACTAAATGTACAACAGAAATTGATCAAACACCCGAAGAAACAACACAGACAAAATCTACAATGTTTCATGAAGAAAGACAGTCAGAACCTGCTCAAATACTTTCATTAACTACTGAGTCAACCATCACACATGAACCGGTAACAGAAACTCAATCTACTACAGAAATCAATCAACAAACACCAGAAGAAGCAACACTGATAAAATCTACAATGTCACATGAAGAAAGACAGTCAGAACCTGCTGAAATCATTACAGTAAAAACGGAGTCAACAATTACACATGAAGCAATAACAGAAACTCAATCTACTACAGAAATCAATCaaaaaacaactgaagaaacaacACAGACAAAATCTACAATGTTTCATGAAGAAAGACAGTCAGAACCTGCTGAAAAAATTTCAGTAAATACTGAGTCAACCATCACACAGGAACAGGTAACAGAAACTCAATCTACTACAGAAATCAATCAACAAACAACCGAAAAAGCAACACTGATACAATCTACAATGTCACATGAAGAAAGACAGTCAGAACCAGCTGAAATTATTTCAGTAAATACAGTGTCAGGCGTTACACGTGAACCAGAAACACAGTCTACTACAGAACTCAATCAACGAACACCAGAAGAAGCAACAATGATACAATCTACAATGTCACATGAAGAAAGACAGTCAGAACCTGCTGAAATTATTTCAGTACATACAGTGTCAGCCGTTACACCTGAACCAGTTACACAAACCACATCAAGACAAGTGACAGCAATGGCAACAGATACCCCACAAACTGAATGTACAACAGAAATTGACCAACCACCCGAAGAAACAACACAGACAAAATCTACAATGTCACATGAAGAAAGACAGTCAGAACCTGCTGAAATACTTTCATTAACTACTGAGTCAACCATCACACATGAACCGGTAACAGAAACTCAATCTACTACAGAAATCAATCAACAAACACCCGAAGAAGCAACACTGATACAATCAACAATGTCACACGAAAATAGACAGTCAAAACCTGCTGAAATTATTTCAGTAAATACTGAGTCAACACTTACACATGAAGCAATAAAAGAAACTCAATCTACTACAGAAGTCAATCAACAAACACCTGAAAAAGTAACACTGATAAAATCTACAATGTCACATGAAGAAAGACAGTCAGAACCTGCTGAAATTATTTCAGTAAGTACAGGGTCAGCCATTACACCTGAACCAGTGACACCAACCACATCAAGACAAGTGACAGCAATGGCAACAGAGATTCCACATACTGAATGTACAACAGAAATTGAACAAACACCCGAAGAAACAACACAGACAAAATCTACAATGTCACATGAAGAAAGACAGTCAGAACCTGCTAAAATACTTTCATTAACTACTGAGTCAACCATCACACATGAACCGGTAACAGAAACTCAATCTACTACAGAAATCAATCAACAAAAACCTGAAGAAGCAACATTTATACAATCTACAATGTCACATGAAGAAAGACAGTCAGAACTTGCAGAAATCATTACAGTAAAAACTGAGTCAACAATTACACATGAAGCAATAACAGAAACTCTATCTACTACAGAACTCAATCaaaaaacaactgaagaaacagcACAGACAAAATCTACAATGTTTCATGAAGAAAGACAGTCAGAACCTGCTGAAAAAATTTCAGTAAATACTGAGTCAACCATCACACAGGAACCG